tggctgaatgttattacatatctttcctattaatacctgtcaccggttgttacaactatcggtttttacgactcaatatgagtagtcccttcgatgtcgttataacagattttgactgtataactaactaatataaaagaatttgatattttcttcCTTCATATTTGGATTCTAATTACAATATAGTGTACAACATATTGttggatttatattttgaaaaaaaaaaactacaagttaaagtaaaataactggccagtaattttttatttgctgaTGTCATAGTTAATTTGACTATTGTCATTGATGTTGTCAGATGTGATCTGTGCGAGAAGCGTTTCGTGACGCGTCAGAAGTTGACGGAGCACCGCAATGTGCACACAGGTCGTATGCCAATCAAGTGCACCGTCTGCGATGATACCTTTCGCAGATATTCCAATATGGCGCAGCACAGGTAACCAATATATACTGAGTTCAATGGatatgagaaattatatttatatatttcacttacagacattgttatttattgttagcAAGCTGTCATCTGtgactgtccgcgcggaatttaaaaaaaaacttagttttcttacaaattatgttctacgtatatgtcaaatttcatcaagatccatgcagccgttctggagataccttctaacaaatattcatccatacatccatccatttaaacattttcatttataatattagtaagatataagtaagatttatttattttggaaagaCTCGGTGATTAAattgatacaattttttttttaatttaagttatttcttatttccattgaattcgaATATACAAACCAAATCTGTTAAggttatgattaaaaataacgaaattaaaaaataacgtaaaataaaaagaaaaactgtgGTAATTACTGCCTACCGAAACGAAACCTctggaagaaaaaaatgggATTCTGTCAAACATATTataccaaaaataataatatgtctatttaatattttaaataatctatggTACTTATAATTagtgtaataaaatcaaagaaagtcattatttttttttgtattcaggGACCGCCACCATTTCCAGAAGAGGGCGAAGGTCCGCGACTTCGTGTGTCACTGCGGTGCTGTGTATCACTCGCGGGCGAAGCTCCTCTGGCACAAGGAGACTCACGACTCCAAGCCCAAGTCTTGTCTCTTCTGCAGTGACAAGTTTGTGCATTCCTCTTCACTGACACGTCATGTCAGACGTACACACAACGCGCACTTCCTCTCCGATAAAGTGAAGGGAAAGGAGGTTAATGTGCCTTGTCCTGTTTGTAAGCAGGTTAGTTTGTATgccttttttatctataaactagcttttacccgcgactctgtccgcgcggaataaaaaatagaaaatggggtaaaaattgtcctatgtccttttcctggttctaagctacctgcccaccaattttcagtcaaatcgattcagccgttcttgagttatagatagtgtaactaacacgactttcttttatatatatagattttcatTGGTGtagtaatttcattttattacaatttctacggttttttttttggcacTGATCGTGTTAAGCTCAAATACGTagaaaatcttacttataaatgcgaaagtttagatggatggatggatgtttgttagaaggtatctaaCAACGACTACAGatatctcgctgaaatttggcatgcaTATAGATCAGTGTTTCctaaagtgggcgataacgcccccttgggggcgtttgaaacctaggagcaggcgataaggggcccaaaaaatggggggcattgaaattaattaaagtaatgaaattgtggtttttaagttttagagttgaataaaaattaggggtgctctgaaatataattgattttcaaagggggcggtgaaagataTAAGTTTGACAGTCACTGATATAgatcatagtttggaagaatacatatgctactaattaagctttgttttttaaattctgtgcGAATGAAGTCATgggctagtttaaaataaattctattttcaatttttcagATATACCTAAGATCGAATTTACGAGCTCACCTATTAATACATAGCGGTAAAAAGCCATACCCATGCGTCATTTGTAACAAATCCTTCACAACCAAGTGGAATCTCAAACTGCATCGATGGACTCACATGAGTCGGTCCGCTAAACCTTTCAAGTGTCATCTGTGTAAAGGTGCCTTTATACGATACACGGAATACATATCACATATGAATTCACACAAGTCTCTAAGACCGTATACGTGTAATTACTGCGGTTGTCAATTCATCAGGAAATATAATTGTCAACGTCATGTCAGGGAGCACGAAATGGCAAAGAAGTTTGTCTGCAAAGTGCCCGAATGTGGGAAATCATTCCACAGGAGTTACTATTTGTCGGAACATATGAAAGTACATAGTGGTGCGAGGCCGTTCTCATGTAATATATGTGGGAAAACTTCAAGCAATAAATCTAACCATAATAAGCATGTGAAGATTCACCATGCTAGAGAACCCGTGGCAACTGAGGCATAGAATCCTCGGCTGGTTAGTGTACGGTGACTTTTAGTGGTTATTTGGTGAAAAGTGTTAAGTTCCTTCTTTTAAATATGGTTGTGCTATTTTGCTACATCTTATGCggcaatatattaaatttgaagatAATTGATTTGACATTATTGTCAAATAGAACATCTCGAAAGGGcatttgtaagtattttttattattatttttctaaaatttcaatttgctTAAATTTTTTCCGACCATGTTTCTGAATACATGGACATAGCACTTTTTATCAATACATTGACCGTTTTTAGGTAAAACCTGGCATTTTTTAAGTCACCAAATTGTAAATAGTtagttaaatttgaaattaaattgtaccTTGTAAATACAGGACCAAGTGTGTTGAGGAAGAGGTTTTAGGAAGTGATTTATggttaataaataactgacgtaaactttaatttgatttgaaaGTTATATTctagaaaatatattgtacTTAAGTTATTGCAACTTGCTCCTTTTCGGTTTTAgtgattatatattttcaatcttTTGCTATAAATTTACACTATGACGACATTCATGCAAAACATAACCTCTCTCATTCTGTCCGGAAAACATGAGGTACAGTATTATGTAAGGAGGTTAAGGTTGTATTTTGTGTGTGGAAACTATGTCTTTAattttcgttattttatttgactgtACTATATTATGCGgacagttaattaaaaaaaatattttaaattattgtggGTTGCCAGTGCCGAAAAATCCATACCAAGTTTTCCTCTTTTTGTTTTGCGAGAATTAGAGTGATGGcaatttgtttgtatgtatgtggtTGGCAGTGTACAAGATAACTTCGAAATTGGtcaataaaaacagaaaacagACTAAGCTTAGttgatttcttatttataattatctaaCGGTTTGGACTCATATTAAAGTTTGTCAGTTAAGTATGAATATTTAGTCAAATTGTAACTTGGCCAACTCAGTATTGGTACCCCGCTAcaaaaaggttattttttttttgtcaatatgTCTTCTTTTCTGTCgacttttttatatgtgttgaaatattgaaaaatttgtttgtGCCGAAGTTTGACACATGATGAATTGTtgccagttaaaaaaaatgacactgattagattaattttattttttaagtagtataatttttattttctactatgATTCAGACTTAcagatgtaattaaatttagcagTAGAGATAAATTCGATTACtgttattacttaatatttgctttataaaactgatatatatatctactttttttttttcttacagtGTGTAGTAAATGTCatgaattgttttatatttacttttattaattttctagttataatttaatttatttttactgttataCTTGGGTTAGAGTATTAGATAAATTCAATTCACTTATCCCTAACGTTGGTAcgagttttaattttttttttaatatttttttttcactaatgttccaataaatatgacaaagaatatttaatgtgaaggatatttaaaaagcaataatGAATTGTgacttaataaatgtaatttagaaAGTTTTGCTTGCAACAAAAGTCTtgcttgtttttataaatgtgttgccataacaattaatatatgtattgccacagttaaataaacatttgtgCGTTTtgcaaaatacatattattaatattaattgtaatgttttaaagtattCTTAACTGTGATCAATGCGTGTGGAATTCTGTATCCTATTTAATCTACATTATATTTCTGTAGCTCTTTTATATTAGTAGCCCGttgaaaatttaactttatgaaatttctaaacatgttttaaaaaatcttattatttaatcgaATAAAGGTAGGCacatctgtaattgcagatgtctatgggtagcgatcgcttcgctattaCTGCGAATTTAAGTGGCCACTTGCTCGCTTGCTACctaatcctaaaaaaaaaatatgaaaaatagtatgctgattgaaaaattatttacaacctATCTGATGAAGTTACCATCTCTTCTTAAGAgatgtatttctttttgtgtCATAACttcattgatatttttcatattctgTCTTCAATTGacgatgaaattttataaaatgattgttaaaaatttattttgatgtacTCAATAATAAATTCGcaacagttaaaatatttggatGTGTTTTTAAAGATCCAGGTGctgtttgaaatttgaaaaagatttagtttattatctAGTCGGAGGACATGCTGGTAGTATATAgtcataaagttatattttcaacAGTTATCTActataattatctatataGGATATAGTGAATATGTTTACATTGTATACTTCGGGACACGAAAATTGAACTACTTGGTAGTTGTAGTACTGGTACATtctattgcaatttttttgttcataacatgtaattattaacagactacactaaaattatttgtttcaaatatttttatcttaaatattcAACAGCTATCAAATGAGAAATGGAACGCaaagaaaacaatactttCAAAATTACTTGCGATATTTGACAGATTGAGGTTATTTTCgcgccattttttttaaaaacatatgttgTGACGTCATGGTTGGCTATATTTTCATGTGTAAGCTTCGTGTctcgaaatatatttttggattgcttcattatctaaatttatatataaacacgTAATGTGCAATTAGAAATTGGTCTGTTGTTAAAATGAAGCACTGCCgtgaatatttaaagaaaaattaatagtgTATGAAAGAAATGAATTGAGGTTTtcgcatttaaattatatatttttaaaagttttatatgtagatgttttaaaattatcttttaaaattttacatttgatgTTGTTGAGCGACATAATTGTATTTGACATATCGGTGGCTTCGAGTTTTGAGGTTAGGTTTTCACGGACGGTGCTTTGcgtgtaaatttaattttatttcgatgTTATTGTTAGTGAACCACACCAGCTGTGTTCATTGTgcagtataattttttaatttttctcttttattttatatcttttgtttctattcacaacaaaacaatgatctcgtataattttaacacaacaAGAAAGAATTTGacggtttgttttttttataacataaatttaacttagCTATAGCTACTCTTACTCGGTTATTAGAAGAAattggttatttattttactttaagttgTAGTTCATTGTAAATATGAGGTTaggtattgtttttttttttatgtagagTGGGTCGTACACCAAAACAGTTCGGCGGGGTCACTGAACTGGACAGTTTGTGTctgcaataaattattctaagGACGTAAttcattgcattttatttatcatttctgtatatatttgaaaaaaaattagtgtACTTTAACCCTTTTGTCACCATGGCAAAAAAGTGACGAAGCGCTTATAGCCCAATAATTAGATAGACTATGGACTATTGATCTCCGATCGTGGGTTCGAATTTTGCCTTTTAACTATTGTTGTGAACCATTTTGCATAAGCTTCTAGCTTATTTGGAATTTGAATCGTTGGTTTGCTTGTAAAAATATcagtaaatcaatttaaataaactaaaaagtatttaagtaTGAAACACCatttaatatcgaaaaataaatcaactaCTAACAGTTTGACAGTACTTGTCAGAGttgtcaaatatttgtattttgtagcCGCAAAACATATGTATAGAGAATGCACGGACGTGGTTACATTTTACGACATGAAGTATTGATAAAAACATGGtaagtattttagtttataaatttatgtaacatattGATTGTAATGCTTCAGTTTCGTTATGTAAATAGATCACTAGGATTTTGgactttgtaattaaaataaagtgttgTTCCGTACTACTTCACCGCCGGCGGAGGAGTCGCGCGGGGGGCCCTGTCAGACCTCACCCGCCGCCCCGTGCGCCCTCGCATCGTGCCCTTCAGTTGCGCTTCAGCACTCCGCGCGTCGACATATCTATCATCTTtgacatatattttgtaccaACTTTCATATTACAAGTCATCATCAGCAAACCAGTCTTTCATTCATCCAACATACAGTCCACACGCTCAACATATGCTTTAAATTCCATTGTCCACGTACTCCTCTCACCTCTCCTTTCATAAAACCCATCACTTCCTAGATGGACGATAACTCACTTGAAGAAGCATTATTGGActtgatttttcattttattcatttcaacATCAAAGCAACGGACGCCCGCTCTTGACATCCTGACGATATGCAAGTGGAACCAGCCGCCAGTCTGCACCCATGACTAGATGACATCGTTCAAAGGACTAACATCAAGGTGCAAAAGGACAGTCTTTGCGGAGCGTACATCAACACCTGCAATCTTCAGATCCAGATCTTCAGCCTGGCCCTGGCAGTATGTTCCGTACTACTTCACCGCCGGCGGAGGAGTCGCGCGGGGGGCCCTGTCAGACCTCACCCGCCGCCCCGTGCGCCCTCGCATCGTGCCCTTCAGTTGCGCTTCAGCACTCCGCGCGTCGACATATCTATCATCTTtgacatatattttgtaccaACTTTCATATTACAAGTCATCATCAGCAAACCAGTCTTTCATTCATCCAACATACAGTCCACACGCTCAACAAgtgtaataaatagtaaagttaaacacttaagaaataaagttctgaaatagggttgccaggtcgcaaAACGATAGAAAGGCGAGACACCCTACATTCTACATTATTGAGGATTTTGcttcagtattaataggtacatttttgtttgcgaaatgtaaaaatcgtaacaaaagccggacaaccgtttattttgtccggacacgcaatcaaaaagcctaacTATGTCCTGCtatatccggacgcctggcaacgctagttCCGAAGTATGCTACacttgattaaataaaaaagtttaattaaattcaacatttttatcaaCACTACTAATAATTTGCAGAGCAGTTCTGATGACCTGATCACCGCAAGGTGTCGACGATGGCGTCACAGGACGCAGGACCAAgtctgtaatattatttaatataatattaaacaaattatccAACCGTTGCAGAATAAGTAGAGTAATATCATTAAAGTGTAGAAATGGGAAGTCAAAAAAAGTGGTGCAATTGATAAGGGAGTTATTACAAGGGGTTTCTTGGAGCTTTACTTTGCTGTGAGAATTTCCGCAGGCGCTTTACGTTTATCTTCTTTCCATATATTCAACGCgactgtttatttaaaaaatatatatttttcagtcAGACAACGAGGAAGGAAGTTGCAATAGTATCAAGAATACAGATTCAAAGAAAAGTGTAACCACATCCGTGTATTCCGGCGATTTTACTGATTGTTCTGACAGGAACGTTAATTCGAGCAGGGATTCTTACGAAACAGATTGGGAGGAGAGTGATGATAGTGTCAGTGTAAGATCTTGCCAGCTGCACAGGGTACACAGCAGATTCAATATACCTCGTCAGTCTGTAACTAGTCTAGTTGACAGTGAAATTAACCTCCTAGGACGAGTTGAAGAACAACAAAATTTTGCTAACGCATCTTCAACGTCTATGAAATGAATTTATggttaattgtatattttatataataaataaacaaataatacaattatttttcagatcttaatcaatttatgaaattgtattataatatagtacaagatgaatttttattccttagttttttttgtgaatttaatcattgttttgatattagttaaattgaatacccatacattgaattaatttttttgttttttttttacgttttctgctttttaaactaaaaacgaaataataccaatctAAATAGATTCcaatttataatagaaaaagtCGAACGCCAAGGTTGGACAAGGACTGCACGTTCTAGTTTTACGGGTAGTCGGAACTAGCTGGCCACGCGTACATATGCGTACAGCTCTAGTACAGATCGTCGCGAGCCTCAACTCGTGGTCTATCGGTCTATAGACCTACGAGAGCCTCGCCAGAACacgtgttcctatatattgcCGTCCAAATAGACCGTACCCAGGTTCGCGTATCCCCTTTGACGCGcaactaaaaacaaacttgACGGCAGCTCGCGCGGCACGCGTTCCCAAGGGTATACTGGTAGCAACAAGCACGGACAGTGCATTCCAGTGTACGTGTAACCGGCTACGCCTAATCTGTACGCACCTTAAGAATTAGCCATTTAATACGAAGAAAAAAGCGTGACATAAATGATTTAGTGACAGTAAAATGTCAGAAACTGTCAGAAATacactaaaatatttgtaagcaCGAAGAATACACGGTAGTGGTTACACCTCAATCATAAACAGGTCATAAAATGGTTTGTAACATCTACCTTGACTCACAATCATCAATAATTCACTATCTTTATTCACATTcacactaaattattttttaggataactaatataatttgaatctgagaatataaatatttaaatgtataattaattaactaacgTTTTAGGAGCTTGATGAAAAAGAAGTGAACGCTGAAGAACTACAGAGTAcggaatcaaaaaaaagtGTAACCACTTCCAATGTGTATTCAACGGATTTCACGGATTACAGCTCAGATAAAAACAATTCATCTGGCAAAGAAACCTATGTCATAGACTGGGATGATAGCGAGGACAGTGAAGCATCTTGTCAATATCATTCAGAACAGAGCAAACATAATTTGCCCGAAGAAAATAACAGTATAGATGACAAtatggaaattataaaaatagtcgACAATGAATTAGTCAAAGCACATCAAAAGTTTAGTAATAAAGTATCAATGACTTCTCAAATATGTACAGTGGTCGGACAAGAAACATTCACACAGACCAGCAAAACTATCATTGAACTTGCCGAGTCCGAAGGTCTTATTGTAAAGTCAGTAGATTTTAACACACTTCAGACTCAAACGTCCTACATTTCTGTTACTGAGAATAAGAGAATAGAATACAAGATCCACAATTCGAACATGTACGAGTTTAAAGACGTTCAGTGCGATATTAATAACAGCAATGATATTTGGCCAGTTTTAAGTAACAGCTTTGAGGATAAATCATCAAAATGTCTCGAACCACAATCAGATATAGAGAAATTTGAAAGTGacaacattgaaattaaaaatgatacagaaaatattacaattataaacgAACTGGACAATTCTTATAAATGTATTGATGATGTCGATAAATCAATATCCACTAGTTCTGATATTGACGACGATTCACTAATGGAGTACGATGATAacagaataaaagaaaacagttTCAGTTGTAAGGACAACGATGAATGTTATACACCAAAATCAATTAGTAAGGAAATTGAAGATTTATATATCAACGTATCTAAGCGTTTTGATGTATTTTCTGATAAACATAATGTAGAAACACAATCACTAAATCCTTGGGCCAGAGTACTAACGCCACTCACAGAAGAATCTACGGCGAATAGAGAAAGCATTATAGACATGACTCCTTGCTTGGACGTTGTAGTTGACAACAAGAAAAAGCATAACAACGTAGAATATTACACGCAAAGTAAAGAACATGACTATTCAACGTCAGAAGCAGATGGATCCTTAGACACAAAGGAGCCATTTAAATTGCCACctattgaaaacaataaagcTACTAATCTATGCTTTTTACTATCTGCTCATCATGGAAggaagaaaaatatgaaatctgATTATAGTACTGTAAATTCGGAATGTAAGTCCAATAATTTGGCAGCTGGAGAAAGTTCTATTGCAAATGAAACTCGTAAGTGCTTCAGTTACCTCATAAGCGCGATCTTCAGAcagtagtaaataaataaatacataaaatcataaaagaaATGATTTCCAGAACCACGTCTACCTAACCAAGCGATACAATTACCGCCAATAAATGCGGAACCTGGTATCTTTAGCATATACAACAACAATGGCTCCTACTCATCCTGTTCTTCGAGGATAAGCGTGTCCAAACCAGAATCCACTTGCGACTCCATCAGTATCCAGGATAAGATTAGAGAACTAAAAATGATTGACAGGAGAATGTAAGTTGTAATAATTGTAGTGAACCAGAATGTACAGATAAATTTAGACCAGAGcatatatacaaaacaatgtATTAGTAATCGTCTGAAATGCTAAAAGAAAACGATTTTGTTTCATAGACAAAACTTAGAAATCCATTCCTCACGTCTTCAAAATTTCCTTTCTTCCGTTTCGAACAGCTCCTACTTTACTAGATAGATATGTTTAATGAATCATAAATCTCAAG
Above is a genomic segment from Papilio machaon chromosome 9, ilPapMach1.1, whole genome shotgun sequence containing:
- the LOC106711814 gene encoding uncharacterized protein LOC106711814 yields the protein MELDEKEVNAEELQSTESKKSVTTSNVYSTDFTDYSSDKNNSSGKETYVIDWDDSEDSEASCQYHSEQSKHNLPEENNSIDDNMEIIKIVDNELVKAHQKFSNKVSMTSQICTVVGQETFTQTSKTIIELAESEGLIVKSVDFNTLQTQTSYISVTENKRIEYKIHNSNMYEFKDVQCDINNSNDIWPVLSNSFEDKSSKCLEPQSDIEKFESDNIEIKNDTENITIINELDNSYKCIDDVDKSISTSSDIDDDSLMEYDDNRIKENSFSCKDNDECYTPKSISKEIEDLYINVSKRFDVFSDKHNVETQSLNPWARVLTPLTEESTANRESIIDMTPCLDVVVDNKKKHNNVEYYTQSKEHDYSTSEADGSLDTKEPFKLPPIENNKATNLCFLLSAHHGRKKNMKSDYSTVNSECKSNNLAAGESSIANETQPRLPNQAIQLPPINAEPGIFSIYNNNGSYSSCSSRISVSKPESTCDSISIQDKIRELKMIDRRMKISESSLSTSIPECGKLNDTSFKGCELLCSELMRKLKSSSWCEVVDTLEEIPKAMEKFWNVITELRIADFIRQVTVHVDSPRSQVARTACLTLACILKNTNYTRKPDYYEAVTALLVKTGCFSRPVRRAANMALDEIVCAVDFTQTVTALCVHGVGHKSPLVRCAAARLLVVCCAVSGGGRGLLRGRPASAAAARRSALRALAELLQDKATDARKYAERLYSMLRPLSNFEAYYLTDVDVELASKQMKKYDKLLTTGSKDR